One stretch of Nocardia mangyaensis DNA includes these proteins:
- a CDS encoding MerR family transcriptional regulator has protein sequence MDPHAEPGATSYDDRELPRYSIGEAADRSGLSRDTLRWYERIGLMNYIGRDHAGKRRFSDRDLEWLELIARLRLTGMPVADMIRYAELVRAGEQTFPARLAMFRQTRADVLDKIAELQKTVAVLDYKIAVYEGRSEVVRPDTAHTSEGT, from the coding sequence ATGGATCCACACGCCGAACCAGGCGCGACGAGCTACGACGACCGCGAGCTCCCGAGATACTCGATCGGCGAGGCCGCCGATCGCTCAGGGCTCAGTCGCGACACCTTGCGCTGGTACGAGCGGATCGGGCTGATGAACTACATCGGGCGCGACCACGCCGGGAAGCGCCGCTTCAGCGACCGCGACCTGGAATGGCTGGAACTGATCGCCCGGTTGCGGCTGACCGGCATGCCGGTGGCCGACATGATCCGCTACGCCGAACTGGTGCGGGCGGGCGAACAGACCTTCCCGGCCCGGCTGGCGATGTTCCGCCAGACCAGGGCCGATGTGCTCGACAAGATCGCGGAACTGCAGAAGACCGTGGCCGTACTCGACTACAAGATCGCCGTCTACGAGGGCAGATCCGAGGTCGTGCGGCCCGACACCGCGCACACGAGCGAAGGAACCTGA
- a CDS encoding aldo/keto reductase: MSTTATLPTTALGTDGPLVGVQGLGCMGISEFYGETDPAESRATLDHALELGVMLFDTADIYGSGHNEEFLSDFVRANRDQLVIATKFGIVRKADDPSYRGVDNSPAYIRAAIEASLRRLGVDTVDLYYVHRRDTSVPIEDTVGTLAELVAAGKVRALGLSEVTGEELRAAHAVHPIAAVQSEWSLFSRDVERTAVPAAAELGVAFVPYSPLGRGFLTGSFRSADELGDKDFRAFQPRFTGDNAAHNAELLAPLAAIAQAHGITLAQAALAWVHARARVHNLPVVPIPGTRKRTRLAENVAAATVRLTDAELAALEPIAGKVAGDRYADMSFTSAGRE; the protein is encoded by the coding sequence ATGAGTACCACCGCGACGCTGCCGACCACCGCCCTCGGCACCGACGGCCCGCTGGTCGGCGTGCAAGGCCTCGGCTGCATGGGCATCAGCGAGTTCTACGGCGAGACCGATCCGGCCGAGTCGCGCGCCACCCTCGACCACGCGCTCGAACTCGGCGTCATGCTGTTCGACACCGCCGACATCTACGGCTCCGGCCACAACGAGGAATTCCTGTCCGACTTCGTCCGGGCCAACCGCGACCAGTTGGTGATCGCCACGAAGTTCGGCATCGTGCGCAAGGCCGACGACCCGTCCTACCGCGGCGTCGACAACTCCCCCGCCTATATCCGCGCGGCGATCGAGGCCAGCCTGCGAAGGCTCGGTGTCGACACCGTCGACCTGTACTACGTGCACCGCCGCGACACCAGCGTCCCGATCGAGGACACCGTCGGCACGCTGGCCGAACTCGTCGCCGCGGGCAAGGTGCGCGCGCTCGGCCTGTCGGAGGTCACCGGCGAGGAACTGCGCGCGGCGCACGCGGTGCACCCGATCGCGGCCGTGCAGTCGGAATGGTCACTGTTCTCGCGCGATGTCGAGCGCACCGCGGTGCCCGCGGCGGCCGAACTCGGAGTGGCGTTCGTGCCGTACTCGCCGCTGGGCCGCGGCTTCCTCACCGGCTCGTTCCGCTCGGCGGACGAACTGGGCGACAAGGACTTCCGCGCCTTCCAGCCGCGTTTCACCGGCGACAACGCCGCGCACAACGCCGAACTGCTCGCACCGCTGGCCGCGATCGCGCAGGCGCACGGGATCACCCTGGCCCAGGCCGCGCTCGCCTGGGTGCACGCCAGGGCCAGGGTCCACAACCTGCCGGTGGTGCCGATCCCGGGCACCCGCAAGCGCACCAGGCTCGCCGAGAACGTCGCCGCGGCGACGGTGCGGCTCACCGACGCCGAGTTGGCCGCCCTCGAGCCGATCGCGGGCAAGGTGGCCGGCGATCGTTACGCCGACATGTCCTTCACCTCGGCCGGACGCGAATAG
- a CDS encoding GNAT family N-acetyltransferase — protein MSAHPVPVRKERKKMSETAPQPTSNEPERRVANNPAKNRYDVFYDGELAGFTEYVERGNDTDFVHTEIDDAFAGKGLGGVLAKQAIEDVIARGRTVTAHCPFIRAYLDKHPEYDAHVVGKGIPR, from the coding sequence ATGAGCGCGCACCCGGTTCCGGTGCGGAAGGAGCGCAAGAAGATGTCCGAGACCGCCCCACAGCCCACATCGAACGAGCCCGAGCGCCGCGTCGCCAACAACCCGGCGAAGAACCGCTACGACGTGTTCTACGACGGTGAACTCGCCGGGTTCACCGAGTACGTCGAGCGCGGAAACGACACCGACTTCGTGCACACCGAGATCGACGACGCCTTCGCGGGCAAAGGTCTGGGCGGGGTGTTGGCCAAGCAGGCGATCGAGGACGTGATCGCGCGCGGACGCACTGTCACCGCGCACTGCCCGTTCATTCGCGCCTACCTCGACAAGCACCCCGAGTACGACGCCCACGTGGTGGGCAAGGGCATCCCGCGATGA
- a CDS encoding pirin family protein, whose amino-acid sequence MSDLEADPTEALCEPSPSPGPITELYPAREVPLGGVRGVYVERTLPQRDLPTVGAWCFLDRFGSPTVTTTGASPDILPHPHIGLQTVTWPFDGRIRHRDSVGSDVEIEPGQLNLMTSGRGIAHSEFGVPGANAGNGLQLWIALPGSAIGVEPHFEQHRELPVYAEPGLRATVLIGSLGGVTSPAHAYTPIVGADIVLDPGARVRLPVERAFEHAVLVVDGTVTVDDTELGPGPLLYLGTDRAEVLLSSTEGAHFALIGGEPFGEELVMWWNFVGRSHDEIVAAREAWEARDTGRFPDVLGHPPDERIPAPPLPPLRLKPRKRATGCGHG is encoded by the coding sequence ATGAGCGATCTGGAGGCCGATCCCACCGAGGCACTGTGTGAGCCCTCGCCGAGTCCGGGACCGATCACCGAGCTGTACCCGGCCAGGGAGGTACCGCTCGGCGGGGTCCGCGGGGTGTACGTGGAACGCACGCTGCCGCAACGTGATCTGCCGACGGTCGGCGCGTGGTGTTTCCTCGACCGGTTCGGTTCGCCGACGGTGACGACGACCGGCGCCTCCCCCGACATCCTGCCGCACCCGCACATCGGGCTACAGACGGTGACCTGGCCGTTCGACGGCCGCATCCGGCACCGCGATTCGGTGGGCTCGGATGTGGAGATCGAACCGGGACAGCTCAACCTCATGACCTCCGGTCGCGGCATCGCGCACTCGGAGTTCGGCGTGCCGGGCGCGAACGCGGGCAACGGACTGCAGCTGTGGATCGCCCTGCCCGGCAGTGCGATCGGCGTGGAACCCCATTTCGAGCAGCATCGTGAGCTGCCCGTCTACGCCGAGCCCGGGTTGCGGGCCACGGTGCTGATCGGATCGCTGGGCGGTGTCACCTCACCGGCACACGCCTACACCCCGATCGTCGGCGCCGATATCGTGCTCGACCCGGGCGCGCGAGTGCGGCTACCGGTGGAACGCGCGTTCGAGCACGCGGTACTGGTCGTCGACGGCACGGTCACCGTCGACGACACCGAACTCGGCCCGGGTCCCCTGCTCTATCTCGGCACCGACCGCGCGGAAGTGCTGCTGTCGAGTACCGAGGGCGCGCACTTCGCGCTGATCGGCGGCGAGCCGTTCGGCGAGGAACTGGTGATGTGGTGGAACTTCGTCGGGCGCAGTCACGACGAGATCGTGGCGGCCCGCGAGGCGTGGGAAGCCCGCGATACCGGCCGTTTTCCCGATGTCCTCGGCCACCCACCCGACGAGCGGATCCCGGCACCGCCGCTCCCGCCGCTGCGGTTGAAGCCGCGCAAGCGGGCCACCGGATGTGGACATGGCTGA
- a CDS encoding FAD-dependent oxidoreductase: MDTTTCCVVGGGPAGAMVGLLLARAGVEVVVLEKHADFFRDFRGDTVHPSTVRLIDELGLGAEFARLPRSELTRMRMYAGDRMVVAADLTKIPGRYRHIAMVPQWDFLDLLTSAAGDEPTFTLRMRSTVTGVITEANAVGGVRYLDSDGVEHTLRADLVIACDGRDSVAREAAGLRQRMEDVPMDMWFLRIPKSADDHEGGAVQARFTSGNSAVAIDRGDYYQTGYIIEKGRDATLRATHDVTWLRERVGELFGWPTETLAAIRSWDDVKLLEVTVGMLDRWYVPGLLCIGDAAHTMSPVGGVGVNLAVQDAVAAARILARPLLDGTVRTADLEKVQRRRMLPASFTQRSQRGEHDMLIAPALRGQLETAPLPLRIVDAVPMLAGLTAYLGGMGLRPERAPDFARRPPVGATP, from the coding sequence ATGGACACGACCACATGCTGCGTTGTCGGCGGCGGGCCGGCCGGGGCGATGGTGGGGCTGTTGCTGGCCAGAGCGGGGGTCGAGGTCGTCGTACTGGAGAAGCATGCCGACTTCTTCCGGGACTTCCGAGGCGACACAGTGCATCCCTCGACGGTCCGGCTGATCGACGAGCTGGGGCTGGGCGCCGAGTTCGCGCGGTTGCCGCGCTCGGAGCTGACGCGGATGCGCATGTACGCGGGTGATCGCATGGTGGTCGCGGCCGACCTGACCAAGATCCCCGGGCGCTACCGGCACATCGCGATGGTGCCGCAGTGGGACTTCCTCGATCTGCTGACCAGCGCCGCCGGCGACGAGCCGACGTTCACCTTGCGGATGCGCTCGACCGTCACCGGAGTGATCACCGAGGCGAACGCGGTCGGCGGTGTGCGCTATCTCGATTCCGACGGCGTCGAGCACACCCTGCGCGCCGACCTGGTGATCGCCTGCGACGGGCGTGATTCGGTGGCACGCGAGGCGGCGGGGCTGCGTCAGCGGATGGAGGACGTGCCGATGGACATGTGGTTCCTGCGCATCCCGAAATCGGCGGACGATCACGAGGGCGGCGCGGTACAAGCCCGTTTCACCAGCGGCAATTCGGCGGTGGCGATCGATCGCGGTGACTACTACCAGACCGGCTACATCATCGAAAAGGGTCGCGACGCCACGCTGCGCGCCACCCACGACGTGACATGGCTGCGTGAGCGCGTCGGTGAACTGTTCGGCTGGCCCACCGAGACCCTGGCCGCGATCCGCAGCTGGGACGACGTCAAGCTGCTCGAGGTGACCGTCGGCATGCTCGACCGCTGGTACGTCCCCGGATTGCTGTGCATCGGCGATGCCGCGCACACGATGTCGCCGGTCGGCGGTGTCGGCGTGAATCTCGCCGTGCAGGACGCCGTGGCGGCCGCGCGGATTCTGGCGAGGCCCCTGCTCGACGGCACCGTGCGGACCGCCGACCTGGAGAAGGTGCAGCGCCGCCGGATGCTGCCCGCGAGTTTCACCCAGCGCTCCCAGCGCGGGGAACACGACATGCTCATCGCCCCGGCGCTGCGGGGGCAGCTCGAGACCGCTCCCCTGCCGCTACGGATCGTCGACGCGGTGCCGATGCTCGCCGGACTCACCGCCTACCTCGGCGGCATGGGTCTGCGCCCCGAACGCGCCCCGGACTTCGCCCGCCGCCCCCCGGTCGGCGCCACGCCATAG
- a CDS encoding CGNR zinc finger domain-containing protein, which translates to MVFAHDTEASLLSAVELVNSAEDPDTLTETAQLAEFFVRHVYTGAHTGDTAELAAVRALRAPLRRLLTSDRDTAVALVNDILAEHRAIPQLVCHGEVDYHVHAVPADAPLSVRIAVETAMAMIDLIRTDDLSRLSICADDNCDGLVLDLSRNRSRRYCSTACGNRNAVAAYRARQR; encoded by the coding sequence GTGGTTTTTGCTCATGACACCGAGGCGTCGCTGCTGTCCGCGGTCGAACTGGTGAATTCCGCCGAAGATCCGGACACGTTGACCGAGACCGCCCAGCTCGCCGAGTTCTTCGTCCGGCACGTCTACACCGGCGCGCACACCGGCGACACCGCCGAACTCGCCGCTGTGCGGGCCCTGCGCGCCCCGCTGCGCCGCCTGCTCACCAGCGACCGCGACACCGCGGTCGCACTGGTCAACGACATCCTCGCCGAGCACCGCGCGATCCCACAGCTCGTGTGCCATGGCGAGGTCGACTACCACGTGCACGCCGTGCCCGCGGACGCTCCGCTCTCGGTCCGCATCGCCGTCGAAACCGCCATGGCCATGATCGACCTGATCCGCACCGACGACCTGAGCAGGCTCTCGATCTGCGCCGACGACAACTGCGATGGACTGGTACTCGACCTGTCGCGCAACCGATCCCGCCGCTACTGCAGTACCGCTTGCGGCAATCGCAACGCGGTGGCGGCCTATCGCGCCCGGCAGCGTTAG